One genomic segment of Rhinopithecus roxellana isolate Shanxi Qingling chromosome 6, ASM756505v1, whole genome shotgun sequence includes these proteins:
- the FAM71F1 gene encoding protein FAM71F1 isoform X1, translating to MSSVPHGKTWRKSKNTVKVTRSYPTFPSLNAWEEFRGLFPVDREPNPGVGLGVEEGLLCQVVHSPEFNLFPNSVVFESNFVQVKRGRNWRDIYKASYTMALGVTSSVPCLPLPNILLMASVKWHQGQSQTWNRPSTAPNIFLKRILPLKFVELQVCDHHQRILQLRTVTEKIYYLKLHPDHPETVFHFWIRLVQILQKGLSITTKDPRILVTHCLVPRNCCSPSGDSKLVQKKLQASQPSESLIQLMAKAENEALSQIFADLHQQNQLSFRSSKKVETNKNSSGRDSSREDSIPCTRDLRWRASFTYGEWERENPSGLQPLSLLSTLAASTGPQLAPPIGNSI from the exons ATGTCATCAGTTCCACATGGAAAGACTTGGAGGAAATCAAAGAATACAGTAAAAGTCACAAGATCCTATCCAACCTTCCCTTCCCTGAATGCCTGGGAAGAATTCAGGGGCCTCTTTCCTGTGGATCGAGAGCCGAACCCTGGAGTGGGCCTAGGTGTGGAGGAGGGACTGCTCTGCCAGGTGGTTCATTCTCCAGAATTCAACCTGTTTCCTAACTCCGTGGTGTTTGAAAGCAACTTCGTCCAG GTCAAAAGGGGCAGGAATTGGAGAGACATCTACAAAGCCTCCTACACCATGGCCCTGGGGGTGACCTCCTCAGtgccctgcctgcccctccccaaCATCCTACTCATGGCCAGTGTCAAATGGCACCAGGGGCAGAGCCAGACATGGAACAGACCATCCACAGCCCCCAACATCTTCCTGAAGAG GATTCTCCCATTGAAGTTTGTAGAGCTCCAGGTATGTGACCACCATCAACGCATCCTGCAGTTGAGGACAGTCACCGAGAAGATTTATTACCTAAAGCTCCACCCTGACCATCCTGAGACTGTCTTCCACTTCTGGATCCGACTGGTTCAAATTCTGCAAAAGGGGCTGTCCATCACCACCAAAGACCCCAGGATTCTTGTCACTCACTGCCTGGTACCCAGGAACTGCTGCAGCCCCTCAGGAGATTCAAAG ttAGTACAGAAGAAACTCCAAGCCTCCCAGCCCAGCGAGAGTCTCATTCAACTAATGGCCAAGGCGGAGAATGAAGCCCTCTCTCAAATTTTTGCCGACTTACACCAGCAGAACCAGTTGAG TTTCAGGAGCAGCAAAAAGGTGGAGACCAACAAGAACAGCTCAG GGAGAGATTCTTCCCGTGAAGACAGCATCCCTTGCACCCGTGACCTACGTTGGAGGGCTTCATTCACGTATGGAGAGTGGGAAAGAGAGAACCCCTCCGGCCTGCAGCCCCTGTCACTCCTCAGCACTCTGGCAGCCTCCACCGGGCCACAGCTGGCCCCACCAATAG GAAATTCTATTTGA
- the FAM71F1 gene encoding protein FAM71F1 isoform X2 yields MSSVPHGKTWRKSKNTVKVTRSYPTFPSLNAWEEFRGLFPVDREPNPGVGLGVEEGLLCQVVHSPEFNLFPNSVVFESNFVQVKRGRNWRDIYKASYTMALGVTSSVPCLPLPNILLMASVKWHQGQSQTWNRPSTAPNIFLKRILPLKFVELQVCDHHQRILQLRTVTEKIYYLKLHPDHPETVFHFWIRLVQILQKGLSITTKDPRILVTHCLVPRNCCSPSGDSKLVQKKLQASQPSESLIQLMAKAENEALSQIFADLHQQNQLRSSKKVETNKNSSGRDSSREDSIPCTRDLRWRASFTYGEWERENPSGLQPLSLLSTLAASTGPQLAPPIGNSI; encoded by the exons ATGTCATCAGTTCCACATGGAAAGACTTGGAGGAAATCAAAGAATACAGTAAAAGTCACAAGATCCTATCCAACCTTCCCTTCCCTGAATGCCTGGGAAGAATTCAGGGGCCTCTTTCCTGTGGATCGAGAGCCGAACCCTGGAGTGGGCCTAGGTGTGGAGGAGGGACTGCTCTGCCAGGTGGTTCATTCTCCAGAATTCAACCTGTTTCCTAACTCCGTGGTGTTTGAAAGCAACTTCGTCCAG GTCAAAAGGGGCAGGAATTGGAGAGACATCTACAAAGCCTCCTACACCATGGCCCTGGGGGTGACCTCCTCAGtgccctgcctgcccctccccaaCATCCTACTCATGGCCAGTGTCAAATGGCACCAGGGGCAGAGCCAGACATGGAACAGACCATCCACAGCCCCCAACATCTTCCTGAAGAG GATTCTCCCATTGAAGTTTGTAGAGCTCCAGGTATGTGACCACCATCAACGCATCCTGCAGTTGAGGACAGTCACCGAGAAGATTTATTACCTAAAGCTCCACCCTGACCATCCTGAGACTGTCTTCCACTTCTGGATCCGACTGGTTCAAATTCTGCAAAAGGGGCTGTCCATCACCACCAAAGACCCCAGGATTCTTGTCACTCACTGCCTGGTACCCAGGAACTGCTGCAGCCCCTCAGGAGATTCAAAG ttAGTACAGAAGAAACTCCAAGCCTCCCAGCCCAGCGAGAGTCTCATTCAACTAATGGCCAAGGCGGAGAATGAAGCCCTCTCTCAAATTTTTGCCGACTTACACCAGCAGAACCAGTTGAG GAGCAGCAAAAAGGTGGAGACCAACAAGAACAGCTCAG GGAGAGATTCTTCCCGTGAAGACAGCATCCCTTGCACCCGTGACCTACGTTGGAGGGCTTCATTCACGTATGGAGAGTGGGAAAGAGAGAACCCCTCCGGCCTGCAGCCCCTGTCACTCCTCAGCACTCTGGCAGCCTCCACCGGGCCACAGCTGGCCCCACCAATAG GAAATTCTATTTGA